A region of the bacterium genome:
CAGCAGAAAAAACAAAAGCCGCTGCCTTCGACAGGCTTAAACAGACCGGCCCGGGACAAATCTGTCCCGGGCCGTATGCAAACGAACCGATCGATCGCTGAAGGCGGAAAGAACGATCACTTGGCCGTGTAATGGGTGTGCAGCAGCTCGTGCGCCCGGTGGCTGTTGGGCTCGCCCAGGTACTCTTTGTACAACTGCTGGACCGCCGGATTCTCGTGGGATTTGCGAATCTTGAGACCGCGATCGGCCTTGTAAATCGCCTCCGCTCTCTTTTTCCTGATCTCCATGGAAGTGGGGATCGGCTGACCGCCGCCACCGATGCAACCGCCCGGACAGGCCATGATCTCGATAAAATGATAATCAGCCTCTCCGGCGACGATCTTGTCCATCAGCTTGCGGGCATTGGCCAGACCATTGGCCACGGCCGCCCGAACTTTGAGGCCATCCAGATCGATCTCAGCCTCTTTAACGCCTTCGAGGCCGCGCACCGCTGTGATGTCGACATTTCCCAGCGGCTTTTTCGTCACCACCTCATACACTGTGCGCAGTGCAGCTTCCATGACGCCGCCGGTGGCGCCAAAAATCACCGCAGCGCCGGTGGAGATGCCAAGAGGCGCATCGTACTCTTCATCCGGTAGGTTGGGGAGATCGATGCCCACTTGTTTCATCATAGTCGCCAATTCGCGGGTGGTCAGCACTGCGTCGACATCCTGGAAACCGCTGGAGGTCATCTCCGGCCGGCCGCTTTCCCACTTTTTCGCCGTGCAGGGCATGATCGAGACCACATAAAGATTCTTCGCATCGATGCCCGCCTTTTCCGCGTAATAGGTCTTGGCCAGGGCGCCGAACATCTGCTGTGGGGATTTGCAGCTGGAGACATGCGGCAGCAGCGTTGGGAAAAAGTGTTCGATGAAATTGATCCATCCGGGGCTGCAGGAGGTCAACATCGGCAGCTTGCCGCCGTTTTTAATTCTATCGAGAAGCTCATAACCCTCTTCCATGATGGTCAAGTCGGCGGTAAAGTCGGTATCAAACACTCTATCGAAACCCAGACGGCGCAGTCCGGCCACCAATTTATCAGTGACCAGTGCGCCGGCCGGCAGGCCGAACTCCTCGCCTATCGCCACGCGCACCGCCGGCGCTGTCTGAACCACCACGTGCAGGTTGGGATCATCCAAGGCACGCCAGACGCGGTCGATGTGGCTGTTCTCGTACAGTGCGGCTACAGGACAGCGGTCGATGCACTGGCCGCAGGCCACGCACGGCACATCCGCCATGCCTTGAGCGAACGGCGTGTCCACCCACACCTCATAGCCGCGGCCTTCCATGCCCAGAGCGCTGACGCTCTGCACCATGGCGCAGGTCTGCACGCAGCGGCGGCAGAGAATGCATTTGGAAGGGTCGCGGACGATGGAAGGGCTCGAAGTATCCAGGCCGCCCTGACGCTGATGATATTCAAAACTGATTTCGCGGATGCCCAGCTGATCCGCACAGGCGCGCAGCTCACAGCTTCCATTGCGCACGCATTCGGTGCAGCGCATGGGATGACGCGACAACAGCAGTTCCATGGCCATTCTGCGCGAATCGCGCACCACTCTCGAGTTGGTGATCACTTCCATGCCCTCCTGCACTTTCCAGGAACAGGCGGTGCGCAGCAGCCGGTCGCCTTTTACCTCCACCACGCAAATACGGCAGGCGGAAACCGGATTCAAATCCGGATGATGGCACAATCGCGGAATCGTGATGTTGATTCTCTCCGCTGCATCCAGGACGGTCGTTCCCTCCGGCACCGTCACGCTTCTTCCGTCTATAGTCAAAGTCACTTTATTCAAAGCAAGGTCCTCCCTTTTCAGTTACCAAACGGTTGATTAGGCTGCCTGGGTCGTTGCAGCGTTCGGGATCGCACATTTGCCGGATCGACAGAATTTGTCGCTCACATGCTGGATGAACTCTTGACGGAAATACTTGAGACAGCCCAGAATGGGCACCGGCGCCGCCTGTCCGAGGCCGCAAAAAGCGCAGCGCATCATGGTGTTGGCCAGATTTTCCATCAGTTCGATATCCTGCAGGCGGCCTTGTCCGTCGGCAATTTTTTCCAACAGCTCCAGCAAGCGGCCGTTGCCCTCTCGACACATGGTGCAGATGCCGCAGGACTCATGATTAAAGAATTCGACAAAGGTTTTAACCAAATCAACCACGCACTGGCTGTCATCCACCACCAACAGAGCGCCGGAACCCATGCCGGAACCGATGGTACGCAGCGTTTCAGTGGCCAGCGGCAGATCCAGATGCTCAGCCGTAAGAATGCCGCCGGTGGTGCCGCCCAGCTGGGCAAAGAGAAAACCCTTGCCGTTGGGAATCCCATGTCCGATGTCATAGATGATCTCGCGCAGAGTAATGCCCATGGGCACTTCGATCAAACCCGGATTGTTGATGTTGCCCACCAGGGTGAACACTTTAGTGCCCGGACTGGCGGTCGTCCCCACGGTTTTATACCAAGCCGCGCCGTTTAGGATGATCTGCGGGATATTTGCCAGCGTCTCAACGTTGTTCACGATCGTGGGCTTGCCCCATAATCCCACGGACGGCGGAAAGGGCGGTTTGTTGCGCGGTTCACCGCGCTTGCCCTCGATGGACTCGATCAAAGCCGTCTCCTCGCCGCAGATGTAGGCGCCGGCGCCCTCACGGATTTCCAGATCAAAGTTGAAAGAGGAGCCAAAGATCTTTTTACCTAAGAGCCCCTGACTGCGGGCCTGCTCGATGGCCCGTTGCATGCGGGCGATGGACATATGATATTCACCGCGGATATAAACATACCCCATGGACGCACCCACCGCATAGCCGGCCAGAGCCATGCCCTCGATCACTGCATGCGGATCGCCTTCCAAAATCAGGCGATCTTTAAAAGTGCCGGGTTCTCCCTCATCCGCGTTGCAAATGATGTATTTCACATCCGATTTCTCTTTAGCGGCAAAGCTCCATTTAAGGCCGGTGGGGAAAAAGGCACCGCCGCGACCCTGAAGACTGCTGGCCTTGACCTCCTCCATGACCTGGGCGGGTTTCATCGATGTAACCGCCCGTCCCAAGGCCTCATAACCGTTTTGCGCAATGTATTCCTCAATGGATTCCGGATCAATGACGCCGGCGTTCTTCAGCACAATACGGACCTGTTTGCCGAACCTCGGCGCTTTCTCATCCACGTGGGTGTCCTCAGTCGGCACATCCAGGTATTGCAGACGCTCTACAATGCGGCCCTTGAGCAGATGTTCGGAGATGATTTCAGAAACATCCTCCAGCTTGACGCCTGCATAATAGACCGCATCCGGAAACAGCACCAGAACCACGCCTTTATTATAGATGCCGAGACTGCCGGTCTCGACTACTTTGACCTCATTGGATAGGCCGGCCAAAGCCAGCTCCCGCACCAACGCATCTTTGACCGAACGCGCGCCCTGCGAAATGGTATGCGGGTCCATGGCGATAATGATGTGCATTCTATGCATTGGAGGACCCTTTCAATTTATAGTCTTTAAGGATAGCCAGCGCTTTTTCCGGAGTCAGGTTGCCGTAAACCTCGTTATCGACCATCATCACCGGCGCAACGGCGCACAGGCCCAGACAGCTGGTGAACTCGAGGGTAAAGAGACCGTCCGCCGTGGTCTCCCCCATATCCACCTGCAGATATTCTTTGATCTTCTGCAACACCTCTTTGGAATTGTTCACATGGCAGGGGGCGTTGTTGCAGCAACGGACAACGTGTTTGCCTTTCGGCTTGGTAGTGAACAGACTGTAAAAGGTCGCCACTCCATAAATCTCGCTGAGCGGCATGCGGGTGATGCGTGCCACTTCGGACAGAATCGGTTCGTTCAAGGCGCCGAACTCTTTCTGTACATCCTTGAGGATATAGATCAGCGGCGTCGGAGTCTTTTCATAGACTTTCACGATATCGTGAATTTTGGCCAGATCAGGCATTCGTTACCTCCTGTGGATTGAAAGGAACCTTATCTTCACATGATGAATTACTTTTGCAGGAATACATGGTTGGTGATGATTTTATTGTTGACGATATGTTCAGAAACTACCGCCCGGGCCACTTCCGGGGTGACCTTGCCGTAGGTAATGGTCGTCTGGTCGGGCTGCACCACCTGAACGAGAGGCTCTTGATCGCAATATCCCAGGCAC
Encoded here:
- a CDS encoding (2Fe-2S) ferredoxin domain-containing protein, with the translated sequence MAQREQTARYRIVVAMGTCGIAAGARSVMSAILDELNKRHITDTVVTQTGCLGYCDQEPLVQVVQPDQTTITYGKVTPEVARAVVSEHIVNNKIITNHVFLQK
- the nuoF gene encoding NADH-quinone oxidoreductase subunit NuoF produces the protein MHRMHIIIAMDPHTISQGARSVKDALVRELALAGLSNEVKVVETGSLGIYNKGVVLVLFPDAVYYAGVKLEDVSEIISEHLLKGRIVERLQYLDVPTEDTHVDEKAPRFGKQVRIVLKNAGVIDPESIEEYIAQNGYEALGRAVTSMKPAQVMEEVKASSLQGRGGAFFPTGLKWSFAAKEKSDVKYIICNADEGEPGTFKDRLILEGDPHAVIEGMALAGYAVGASMGYVYIRGEYHMSIARMQRAIEQARSQGLLGKKIFGSSFNFDLEIREGAGAYICGEETALIESIEGKRGEPRNKPPFPPSVGLWGKPTIVNNVETLANIPQIILNGAAWYKTVGTTASPGTKVFTLVGNINNPGLIEVPMGITLREIIYDIGHGIPNGKGFLFAQLGGTTGGILTAEHLDLPLATETLRTIGSGMGSGALLVVDDSQCVVDLVKTFVEFFNHESCGICTMCREGNGRLLELLEKIADGQGRLQDIELMENLANTMMRCAFCGLGQAAPVPILGCLKYFRQEFIQHVSDKFCRSGKCAIPNAATTQAA
- a CDS encoding ferredoxin — protein: MNKVTLTIDGRSVTVPEGTTVLDAAERINITIPRLCHHPDLNPVSACRICVVEVKGDRLLRTACSWKVQEGMEVITNSRVVRDSRRMAMELLLSRHPMRCTECVRNGSCELRACADQLGIREISFEYHQRQGGLDTSSPSIVRDPSKCILCRRCVQTCAMVQSVSALGMEGRGYEVWVDTPFAQGMADVPCVACGQCIDRCPVAALYENSHIDRVWRALDDPNLHVVVQTAPAVRVAIGEEFGLPAGALVTDKLVAGLRRLGFDRVFDTDFTADLTIMEEGYELLDRIKNGGKLPMLTSCSPGWINFIEHFFPTLLPHVSSCKSPQQMFGALAKTYYAEKAGIDAKNLYVVSIMPCTAKKWESGRPEMTSSGFQDVDAVLTTRELATMMKQVGIDLPNLPDEEYDAPLGISTGAAVIFGATGGVMEAALRTVYEVVTKKPLGNVDITAVRGLEGVKEAEIDLDGLKVRAAVANGLANARKLMDKIVAGEADYHFIEIMACPGGCIGGGGQPIPTSMEIRKKRAEAIYKADRGLKIRKSHENPAVQQLYKEYLGEPNSHRAHELLHTHYTAK
- the nuoE gene encoding NADH-quinone oxidoreductase subunit NuoE; the protein is MPDLAKIHDIVKVYEKTPTPLIYILKDVQKEFGALNEPILSEVARITRMPLSEIYGVATFYSLFTTKPKGKHVVRCCNNAPCHVNNSKEVLQKIKEYLQVDMGETTADGLFTLEFTSCLGLCAVAPVMMVDNEVYGNLTPEKALAILKDYKLKGSSNA